A single genomic interval of Picosynechococcus sp. PCC 7003 harbors:
- a CDS encoding type II toxin-antitoxin system VapC family toxin gives MKYLYDTNVFIDYFSGEPQVDPLFDFDFLQENTIILSTIVKIELLGYPNLSQQQFQEIKDSLAIFDLVFINPSVETQTIQLRQQHKIKLPDAIIASTCLTENAILVTRNVNDFKNISSLEVINPFANQ, from the coding sequence ATGAAATACTTATATGACACCAATGTATTTATTGACTACTTTAGCGGAGAGCCTCAGGTAGACCCTCTTTTTGACTTCGACTTTCTCCAAGAAAATACAATTATTCTTTCCACAATTGTCAAGATCGAGCTGTTAGGTTATCCCAATTTATCTCAGCAGCAATTTCAAGAGATAAAAGATAGCCTTGCAATCTTTGATTTAGTCTTTATCAATCCATCAGTTGAAACTCAAACAATTCAACTTCGGCAACAACATAAGATTAAATTACCCGATGCCATTATTGCGAGTACATGCCTAACAGAAAATGCGATTCTGGTCACCCGCAATGTTAATGACTTTAAAAATATTTCTAGCTTAGAAGTCATTAATCCTTTTGCCAATCAATAA
- a CDS encoding nucleotidyltransferase domain-containing protein — MTSLLETLTPTIKKQFSEIFQDNLISLIVFGSQARGDATPESDIDILVVLKDKKQKQTKREQIIDFITEISLEFGVLISCIYANNQDFETEKSPLMLNVRREGIPL, encoded by the coding sequence ATGACTTCCCTCCTCGAAACCCTCACCCCCACAATAAAAAAACAATTTTCAGAAATATTTCAAGATAACCTAATTTCCTTAATTGTCTTTGGTTCCCAAGCCAGAGGAGACGCAACACCAGAATCAGACATTGACATTTTAGTTGTCCTCAAAGACAAAAAACAAAAGCAAACTAAACGGGAACAAATCATCGATTTTATTACCGAAATATCCCTTGAATTTGGCGTGCTTATCAGTTGCATTTATGCCAATAACCAAGACTTTGAAACAGAAAAAAGTCCTCTAATGTTGAATGTTCGCCGTGAGGGAATACCGCTCTAA